In Nitrospira sp., one genomic interval encodes:
- the cas5u6u gene encoding type I-U CRISPR-associated protein Cas5/Cas6: MSSYFCIFIRLLDSRFHGRKERRLPEWPPSPLRVYQSLVAAASRMGENGLAAGDIRSALTWLERKVTPSLIITPQAYSSSPNGKRHGYVLSVPNNAMDIVAKAWARGNLAGTGDSDPSTHRTMKTVHPTHLLDGDAIHYLWSLHDPESNEDRGCPDVLAKIANNLTALGWGIDIAIGHAALLSDEQVKALSGERWVPGREGVEDGLRVPTSGTLNALIDRHERFLKRVRPDGTFDPTPPLPESAYKKIEYRRATDPPRRLVTAFSLLKPDSSGFRPFDTVRSNLTLAGMMRHAVTCATRRAGWSESKIAAFVLGHGEPIRGNHIPVGPRRFAYLPLPSIEGRGEGKARVVGSVRRLMLTAFSDDCEKEIAWAQRALSGRDLIDEDSGQSAALLSLLPGNEKVVRCYVEPADTWSTVTPVVLPGYDDPAHYRRRLKKGVSAEEQKRLLDRLNDRVDGLLRNAIVQAGFSKELAEDAELEWRKVGFWAGTDLADRYSAPDHLKGFPRMHVRIRWKDSQGRPIAIPGPVCLGGGRFYGLGLFAAE; this comes from the coding sequence ATGTCCTCATACTTCTGTATTTTTATTCGGCTACTTGACAGCAGGTTTCACGGGCGAAAAGAGCGACGTCTCCCAGAATGGCCACCGTCGCCGCTTCGCGTTTATCAGTCACTCGTTGCTGCGGCTTCCAGAATGGGAGAAAACGGGTTAGCAGCTGGCGACATCCGATCGGCTTTAACCTGGCTGGAGCGAAAAGTGACTCCATCCTTGATTATTACGCCACAGGCGTATTCTTCCAGCCCCAATGGAAAGCGTCACGGATATGTGCTCTCAGTGCCCAATAACGCGATGGATATCGTCGCGAAAGCGTGGGCTCGAGGAAATTTAGCTGGAACAGGAGACTCCGATCCGTCAACACATCGCACCATGAAAACCGTACATCCGACCCATCTGCTGGACGGTGACGCAATCCACTACCTATGGTCGCTTCATGATCCTGAATCCAACGAGGACAGAGGGTGCCCAGACGTTCTGGCCAAAATTGCCAACAATCTCACGGCTCTCGGCTGGGGTATCGATATAGCGATTGGGCATGCGGCGCTGCTGTCTGATGAGCAAGTGAAAGCGTTAAGTGGAGAACGGTGGGTACCCGGAAGAGAAGGAGTCGAAGATGGACTTCGCGTGCCGACGTCCGGGACACTCAACGCACTCATCGATCGACACGAGCGCTTTCTTAAACGGGTACGGCCGGACGGAACGTTCGATCCTACACCGCCCTTGCCGGAATCTGCCTACAAGAAAATCGAGTATCGAAGAGCCACTGATCCACCGAGGAGGCTCGTCACCGCGTTTTCACTCCTCAAGCCCGATTCCAGCGGCTTCAGGCCCTTTGATACGGTACGTAGCAACCTTACGCTTGCCGGGATGATGCGGCATGCCGTGACATGCGCAACTCGTCGAGCCGGCTGGTCCGAGTCGAAGATAGCTGCTTTCGTCCTGGGACATGGGGAACCGATACGCGGAAATCACATTCCAGTAGGGCCTCGGAGATTTGCTTACTTGCCACTTCCCAGTATTGAGGGACGTGGTGAAGGGAAAGCCCGTGTCGTTGGGAGCGTGCGCCGACTCATGCTGACTGCGTTTTCCGATGACTGCGAGAAGGAAATTGCATGGGCACAGCGGGCGTTGTCGGGACGTGACCTTATTGACGAGGACAGTGGGCAGTCTGCAGCATTACTCTCGCTCCTGCCCGGCAATGAAAAGGTGGTCCGCTGTTATGTCGAGCCTGCTGACACATGGTCCACTGTGACGCCGGTAGTCCTCCCTGGTTATGACGACCCGGCGCACTATCGGAGGCGATTAAAGAAGGGGGTCTCGGCTGAAGAGCAGAAGCGGCTGCTGGATCGTCTGAACGATAGGGTCGACGGCCTGCTCCGCAATGCAATCGTCCAGGCTGGGTTTTCCAAGGAATTGGCTGAGGATGCCGAACTTGAATGGCGCAAGGTTGGGTTCTGGGCTGGAACCGATCTAGCCGATCGTTATAGTGCGCCCGATCATCTCAAGGGTTTTCCCAGAATGCACGTGAGAATTCGCTGGAAGGACTCACAAGGTAGGCCTATTGCTATTCCAGGCCCAGTCTGTCTCGGTGGCGGGCGTTTCTACGGGTTAGGCTTGTTCGCTGCCGAGTAG
- a CDS encoding transcriptional regulator, with translation MPRNDQAVRLLVILKQLEGARHGLTLEQLADSLAPGSTRHPRTIRRDLAALEEAGYPLVTERINGQTCWRLMEGFRNVPGLRFSPTELMALTFSRRLISPLEGTELHTSLQSALGKAAAALPPQGVALVQQLDGTFTVGLGPHKRYRQHREAIDRLTRAIADATTVQLRYDSASRGRVTRREVDPYRLWYASGGLYLIGYCHLRREPRMFAVERIKSITLTDHPYQMPLHFDLDAFVQDALTVMRGPRIHVEVDFDRATAAWAKDRVWHNTQSLTRLRGGGLRMTLSVADSRELVGWILSFGGGVTVRQPDSLRQAVVDEAARIRHVYTQPIGGSRAARQAESDSEAT, from the coding sequence CGCTCGCCCCCGGCTCCACCCGCCACCCCCGCACCATCCGCCGCGACCTGGCCGCCTTGGAAGAAGCGGGCTATCCGCTGGTGACCGAGAGGATCAACGGGCAGACCTGCTGGCGGCTCATGGAGGGATTTCGGAACGTCCCCGGCCTGCGCTTTTCGCCCACCGAACTCATGGCCCTGACCTTCAGCCGACGGCTCATCAGCCCGCTCGAAGGCACCGAGCTGCACACGTCGCTCCAGTCGGCATTAGGCAAGGCCGCCGCCGCGCTGCCCCCGCAGGGCGTGGCCTTGGTCCAACAACTCGACGGCACCTTCACCGTCGGGCTTGGCCCGCACAAACGGTACCGCCAACATCGCGAAGCCATCGATCGGCTCACCAGGGCCATTGCCGACGCCACCACCGTGCAGCTGCGGTACGATTCCGCCTCACGCGGCCGCGTGACCCGGCGTGAAGTCGATCCCTATCGGCTGTGGTACGCCTCGGGCGGCCTCTATCTCATCGGGTACTGCCACCTGCGCCGCGAGCCGCGTATGTTTGCCGTGGAGCGCATCAAGTCCATCACGCTCACCGACCATCCCTACCAAATGCCGCTGCACTTCGACCTCGATGCCTTCGTGCAGGATGCGCTCACCGTCATGCGCGGGCCCCGCATCCACGTCGAGGTGGACTTCGACAGGGCCACCGCCGCCTGGGCGAAGGATCGCGTCTGGCACAACACGCAAAGCCTCACACGCCTGAGGGGCGGCGGCCTCCGCATGACCCTCTCCGTGGCCGACAGCCGAGAACTGGTCGGCTGGATCCTGAGCTTCGGCGGCGGCGTGACGGTACGTCAACCGGACTCGCTCCGGCAGGCTGTGGTCGACGAAGCCGCGCGCATCCGCCACGTCTATACGCAGCCTATCGGAGGTTCGCGCGCAGCCCGCCAGGCTGAAAGTGATTCGGAAGCAACATGA
- a CDS encoding zeta toxin family protein, translated as MGAGKTTFAREFLPREAGVIHFVNADLIASGLSPLRPELAARQAGRLLLAELDRLAAVRTDFAFETTFSGRTYLHLLRQWKAAGYRIEMVFLSLPSVQLAFQRIAARVRQGGHNVLRADVVRRFERSQQNFRVLYRPLAHTWVVYDNSGEVPQLLEEGP; from the coding sequence ATGGGCGCGGGGAAGACTACCTTCGCGCGAGAGTTCTTACCTCGTGAAGCAGGTGTCATTCATTTCGTGAATGCCGATCTGATTGCCAGCGGGCTCTCGCCTCTTCGCCCCGAATTGGCCGCCCGTCAAGCTGGACGGCTTTTGCTAGCCGAATTGGACCGTCTCGCAGCGGTTCGAACAGACTTTGCCTTTGAGACGACCTTCAGCGGGCGGACATATCTTCATCTGCTTCGTCAATGGAAGGCTGCGGGATACCGAATCGAGATGGTGTTTCTGTCGCTCCCTTCGGTCCAGCTCGCATTCCAACGTATTGCCGCCCGCGTTCGGCAAGGTGGCCACAATGTACTTCGCGCTGATGTTGTGCGCCGATTTGAACGCAGTCAGCAGAACTTTCGCGTGCTCTATCGTCCATTGGCCCATACGTGGGTGGTTTATGACAATTCAGGAGAGGTTCCGCAATTGCTCGAGGAGGGGCCATGA
- a CDS encoding IS5 family transposase yields the protein MQQQTFAEVSFEQYRKPTRREQFLNEMNQVVPWAELVAAIEPVYPKAEGPGRPPVGVERMLRLHCLQQWFNLSDPAVEEALYDSHAMRQFVGIDLGREPVPDETTICKFRHLLEAHHLGAQLFARIGAYLAAHGLKVSRGTIVDATIINAPSSTKNRQKERDPEMHQTKKGNQWYFGMKAHIGVDSRTKLVHSVAATAANVHDSQVLPELLHGQETRVWGDAAYSGQRDMIQHHAPHAKSFVQTKAHRHRPLSETERARNRTKSKVRAKVEHVFLVIKRIFGWAKVRYRGLAKNAHWLSISCGLANLYVARRHLLAAA from the coding sequence ATGCAGCAACAGACGTTTGCCGAAGTCTCGTTTGAACAGTATCGCAAGCCCACCCGCCGGGAGCAGTTTCTCAACGAGATGAACCAGGTTGTTCCATGGGCGGAATTGGTAGCGGCGATCGAGCCGGTCTACCCCAAGGCCGAGGGCCCAGGGCGTCCGCCCGTGGGTGTCGAACGCATGTTGCGCCTCCATTGTCTGCAACAGTGGTTTAACCTGTCGGACCCGGCGGTGGAGGAAGCGCTGTACGACTCACACGCCATGCGGCAGTTCGTGGGGATTGATCTGGGCCGCGAGCCCGTACCGGATGAAACCACCATCTGTAAGTTTCGGCATCTGCTGGAAGCCCACCACTTGGGCGCACAGCTCTTTGCGCGGATCGGCGCGTATCTGGCTGCCCACGGGCTGAAGGTCAGCCGGGGCACGATCGTGGATGCCACGATCATCAATGCGCCCAGTTCGACGAAGAATCGCCAGAAAGAGCGAGATCCGGAGATGCATCAGACCAAGAAGGGGAACCAGTGGTATTTCGGCATGAAGGCGCATATTGGAGTGGACAGCCGGACGAAGCTGGTTCACTCAGTGGCGGCCACGGCGGCGAATGTCCATGACAGCCAGGTGTTGCCGGAGTTGCTGCATGGACAGGAGACACGAGTATGGGGCGATGCCGCCTATAGCGGGCAACGCGACATGATTCAGCACCATGCTCCCCATGCCAAGAGCTTCGTCCAGACGAAAGCCCATCGCCATCGGCCCTTGAGCGAGACGGAGCGGGCCCGCAATCGGACGAAGTCGAAGGTTCGTGCCAAAGTCGAGCATGTGTTCTTGGTGATCAAGCGGATCTTCGGGTGGGCCAAAGTGCGGTACCGGGGGCTCGCGAAGAATGCGCACTGGTTGTCTATCAGTTGCGGCTTGGCGAATCTGTATGTAGCACGCCGGCACTTGCTGGCGGCAGCCTAG
- a CDS encoding type II toxin-antitoxin system HicB family antitoxin, with protein MEYPIVIEPDPEAGGYVVFCPTLKGCVSQGETEEEALGNIKDAIRTYLESIEDLKRLKKLRTVKVSV; from the coding sequence ATGGAATATCCGATCGTCATCGAGCCAGACCCCGAGGCCGGAGGGTATGTCGTCTTCTGTCCGACCCTGAAGGGATGCGTCTCTCAAGGCGAAACCGAAGAGGAAGCCTTGGGGAACATCAAGGACGCCATCAGGACCTACCTCGAAAGCATCGAAGACCTCAAACGCCTAAAGAAGTTGAGAACCGTTAAAGTCAGCGTATGA
- the cas7u gene encoding type I-U CRISPR-associated protein Cas7: protein MSDVLAKYDTWLEDTGPAALVIREYLTPVEGYDGVVFPSTFAAGDGFPGGYNIDTFSDGTNVCLIDSVGSQANRIEPLFANDGYARLVPQIVIKAGEKRVNLLEAGHRAGDAIIRCSALKQELQAAFKKVMNGNAELLANVAPTSMVFGVWDSRDTQAKLPRLLSSAVRAFNVRKLTRSAQYVPAVEYVNEDLLELPSDQKTKDAYAVRGFIHVPAAGTHGGVIATGGIRRDATLHLAALRLLTVDQDEKKTRALRRYVLGLALTAFTYSPIGYLRQGCNLVLDPDKKREFKAVYYDGRREDVDVKHKEAFDYAKDVARAFGIDPEREVDFAKPPDREVEFDKELAKKDVAGDAGGKGGEKAKGKKAKQ, encoded by the coding sequence ATGAGCGATGTGTTAGCAAAGTATGACACATGGTTAGAAGACACTGGGCCAGCTGCACTCGTTATCCGCGAATACCTGACGCCAGTTGAAGGGTATGATGGCGTCGTCTTCCCTTCGACCTTTGCGGCAGGTGACGGTTTCCCAGGCGGATATAACATTGATACGTTTTCTGATGGCACAAATGTCTGCCTGATAGACAGCGTTGGTTCGCAGGCCAATCGGATCGAGCCGTTATTTGCCAATGATGGCTATGCGCGTTTGGTCCCGCAGATCGTGATCAAGGCTGGCGAGAAACGCGTGAATCTCCTTGAAGCTGGACACCGCGCAGGTGATGCGATCATTCGCTGCTCGGCTTTAAAGCAGGAGTTGCAAGCTGCCTTCAAGAAGGTGATGAACGGTAACGCCGAGCTATTGGCCAATGTCGCACCAACTTCAATGGTGTTCGGTGTGTGGGATTCCCGAGACACACAGGCGAAGCTGCCTCGGCTTCTCTCGTCAGCAGTTCGCGCATTTAATGTCCGGAAGCTAACCCGATCAGCTCAATACGTTCCGGCAGTCGAATATGTGAACGAGGACCTGCTGGAGCTACCTTCTGATCAAAAGACAAAAGATGCCTATGCCGTAAGAGGGTTTATCCATGTTCCGGCCGCAGGAACACATGGCGGTGTGATCGCGACGGGTGGTATCCGGCGCGATGCGACTCTGCACCTTGCCGCCTTGCGTTTATTGACTGTGGATCAGGATGAAAAGAAGACCCGCGCCTTGCGTCGGTACGTGTTGGGGCTTGCTCTAACAGCGTTCACCTATTCTCCGATTGGATATCTCCGGCAGGGTTGCAATCTTGTACTCGACCCGGACAAGAAACGGGAGTTCAAGGCAGTCTATTACGACGGCAGACGTGAAGATGTGGACGTGAAGCATAAAGAGGCTTTTGATTATGCCAAGGATGTGGCAAGAGCGTTTGGCATAGACCCTGAGCGCGAAGTAGATTTCGCCAAACCTCCCGACCGCGAGGTTGAGTTTGATAAGGAACTGGCTAAGAAAGATGTGGCTGGCGATGCGGGCGGTAAGGGAGGGGAGAAAGCAAAAGGGAAGAAAGCGAAACAATGA
- a CDS encoding YncE family protein, with protein sequence MNPLRILAWSLVLLLSTASSASSELLALLNYESKPNQPVRREGIAIMDIDPESADFGNILMEVPLPPDLVAHHIFFNRDRTKAYVTALGKSVLHVMDLTHFPYRLRPIAVPDCQVLEDVVVSEDNRTWYLTCMGSSTVIMGDAMTDAPIKTLRTAEAAPVSIRYPHGIAIHNGIDRVLITSTVKPDDMAQAGESVTVLEAGSGALLSTHKVSSKPSPAKAAPVEVMFSPTSDPPVVHITNMLEGTLWAGTWDPTTKTFAFAQVDDFGARQQGVPLEMLYNAKADRLYVTTAKPGFVNVYDNRDPRQPKFLKAIPAAPGAHHSVLSPDERYLFVQNSLLNLEGMSDGSITVIDLARDKVIGSIDTLKSQGFNPNCIMLLPNHFQPGGLRANLR encoded by the coding sequence ATGAACCCGCTTCGTATCCTCGCCTGGTCCCTCGTGCTGCTGCTCTCCACCGCCTCGTCGGCCTCGTCGGAACTGCTGGCGCTCTTGAATTACGAGAGCAAGCCCAACCAGCCGGTACGGCGTGAAGGCATCGCGATCATGGACATCGATCCCGAATCGGCCGACTTCGGGAACATTCTCATGGAGGTGCCGTTGCCGCCCGATTTGGTGGCGCACCACATTTTCTTCAACCGCGACCGCACGAAAGCCTACGTCACCGCCTTGGGCAAGAGCGTGTTGCACGTCATGGACCTGACCCACTTCCCCTACCGGCTCCGCCCGATCGCCGTGCCGGACTGCCAGGTCCTGGAGGATGTGGTGGTGTCGGAGGACAATCGCACCTGGTATCTCACCTGCATGGGCTCCAGCACGGTCATCATGGGTGACGCAATGACAGACGCGCCGATCAAGACGCTCCGCACCGCCGAGGCCGCGCCGGTCTCCATTCGGTATCCGCACGGCATTGCGATTCATAATGGGATCGATCGGGTGCTCATCACCAGCACGGTCAAGCCGGATGACATGGCCCAAGCGGGCGAGTCGGTGACGGTGTTGGAGGCCGGGAGCGGCGCCCTGCTCTCGACGCACAAGGTGTCGTCGAAGCCCTCGCCTGCCAAGGCGGCGCCGGTGGAGGTGATGTTTTCGCCCACATCGGACCCGCCGGTCGTGCACATCACCAACATGTTGGAAGGCACGCTCTGGGCCGGGACGTGGGACCCGACGACGAAGACCTTTGCCTTCGCGCAAGTGGACGACTTCGGGGCGAGGCAACAGGGGGTGCCGCTCGAAATGCTCTACAACGCCAAGGCCGACCGCCTCTACGTCACCACGGCCAAGCCGGGGTTCGTGAACGTGTACGACAACCGTGACCCGCGGCAGCCCAAATTCCTGAAGGCCATTCCCGCCGCCCCCGGTGCGCACCACAGCGTGCTCTCGCCGGACGAGCGGTACCTGTTCGTGCAAAACAGCCTCTTGAACCTGGAAGGCATGAGCGATGGATCGATCACCGTGATCGATCTGGCGCGGGACAAGGTGATCGGCAGCATCGACACGCTGAAGTCGCAGGGGTTCAACCCCAACTGCATCATGTTGCTTCCGAATCACTTTCAGCCTGGCGGGCTGCGCGCGAACCTCCGATAG
- the cas3u gene encoding type I-U CRISPR-associated helicase/endonuclease Cas3, whose product MNTAQPDFDRLFEDLTGNKPFPWQRMLYGELVQKQFRTKCDVPTGLGKTSVVALWILALAHHARNGSVDRFPRRLVYVVNRRTVVDQATREVEHLRDALAGKPELKQLADALRTLSIQPEGQPLVVSTLRGQFADNAEWRNDPARPAVIVGTVDMVGSRLLFSGYGCGFKSKPLHAGFLGQDVLFIHDEAHLEPPFQKLIMGIRAEQERCREFGVFHVMELTATSRENQTGETPIFTEEDLRDPRVIKRCKASKSLRFQSVEDKKKLPDKAAELALKHEKSSQAILVFLRELADVEKVRRKLESAKQEVQVLTGTLRGLERDKLAKEDQIFARFMPKPEVKPKSGTVYLVCTSAGEVGVDISADHMVCDLTPFDSMAQRLGRVNRFGHGAACIDVVHVVSKKEKKVSEAGNPESDNDATDQGARHAEESTNEKIAEDDGSKEKNEERSPLQLAIERTQLLLAKLPRPADDSFDASPAALRGLPEAERLAAFTPPPMICPATDILFDAWALTSVREKLPGRPPVADWLHGVAEWEPPETSVAWREEVEVIKDDLLVKYKPDDLLEDYPLKPHELLRDRSIRVLKELEKIAAREPDPPCWLLSADGEVRVLRLDKLIQEAKQKKAEVYLKDCILILPPKAGGLKNGLLDGDEPFDEDHSGLYEVSEHWFDDDGQLRRGRIWDNAEPPAAGMRLVRTIDTCAGKEDEMAEDDERYSRRYWHWYVRPRSADDDGSRTARVPQNLREHLHIVEDMAGQIASKLGFEDSKDPESQVAAKAIILAARWHDLGKNRAIWQRSIGNHNYPHQVLAKSGGRMKPIDITSYRHEFGSLLEMKQLAEFQQLDQETQDLVLHLVAAHHGRARPHFPADEAFDPDRSEEDASELIQEVPRRFSRLQRKYGRWGLAYLESLVRAADALGSQALASNGVVQPASVVRKVSR is encoded by the coding sequence ATGAATACCGCACAGCCTGACTTCGATCGGCTATTTGAGGATCTCACGGGTAACAAGCCGTTTCCATGGCAAAGAATGCTCTATGGCGAGTTGGTGCAGAAACAATTCCGCACTAAGTGTGATGTCCCTACGGGCCTAGGCAAGACATCAGTCGTCGCCCTCTGGATTCTGGCCTTAGCCCACCACGCACGGAACGGATCAGTTGATCGATTCCCGCGCCGACTGGTCTATGTGGTGAATCGAAGAACCGTTGTGGATCAGGCAACCCGCGAAGTAGAGCATTTGCGAGACGCGCTCGCTGGCAAGCCTGAACTCAAACAACTGGCAGACGCACTACGAACCCTTTCGATTCAGCCAGAAGGACAACCTCTTGTGGTCAGCACGCTGCGTGGTCAGTTTGCGGACAACGCTGAATGGCGCAATGATCCCGCAAGGCCTGCCGTCATCGTTGGCACGGTGGATATGGTGGGGAGCCGGCTGCTCTTTAGCGGTTATGGCTGCGGTTTCAAGAGCAAACCGCTGCATGCCGGCTTTCTTGGACAAGATGTGCTCTTTATTCATGATGAGGCCCATCTTGAACCGCCCTTTCAGAAGCTCATCATGGGGATTCGTGCGGAGCAAGAGCGCTGCCGTGAATTCGGCGTCTTTCACGTCATGGAATTGACCGCAACGTCGAGGGAAAACCAGACAGGCGAGACTCCAATCTTCACGGAAGAAGACCTGAGGGATCCGAGAGTTATCAAGCGGTGTAAGGCCAGCAAGAGTCTTAGATTCCAGTCTGTTGAAGACAAGAAAAAGCTGCCTGATAAAGCAGCCGAACTTGCACTGAAGCATGAAAAGAGCAGTCAGGCCATATTGGTCTTTCTCCGCGAACTCGCTGACGTCGAGAAAGTGAGACGTAAGCTGGAGAGCGCCAAGCAAGAAGTCCAGGTACTTACGGGAACCTTGCGGGGACTAGAGAGGGACAAGTTAGCGAAGGAAGACCAAATCTTTGCTCGTTTCATGCCGAAACCAGAAGTGAAGCCTAAGTCAGGCACCGTATACCTTGTATGTACCTCAGCCGGAGAAGTCGGAGTGGATATCTCGGCTGACCATATGGTCTGCGATCTCACGCCATTCGACAGCATGGCACAGCGCCTCGGTCGCGTGAATCGCTTCGGCCATGGAGCTGCCTGTATTGATGTTGTGCATGTGGTCTCCAAGAAGGAGAAGAAAGTTTCGGAAGCTGGCAATCCTGAATCAGATAATGATGCAACCGATCAAGGAGCAAGGCACGCGGAAGAATCTACCAACGAGAAGATTGCGGAAGACGATGGATCAAAGGAGAAGAACGAGGAACGGTCGCCGCTGCAACTGGCGATCGAGCGGACTCAGTTATTGCTGGCCAAACTTCCACGGCCGGCAGACGACTCCTTCGATGCAAGCCCAGCAGCACTGCGTGGCTTGCCGGAGGCCGAGCGGTTGGCCGCGTTTACCCCGCCGCCAATGATCTGTCCTGCGACCGACATTCTGTTCGACGCGTGGGCGCTGACATCGGTGCGTGAGAAGCTGCCTGGCAGACCACCAGTCGCGGATTGGTTGCACGGAGTGGCGGAGTGGGAGCCGCCTGAGACCTCTGTGGCCTGGCGCGAGGAAGTCGAAGTTATTAAGGACGATCTTCTGGTCAAATACAAACCCGATGATCTCCTCGAAGACTATCCGCTCAAACCACATGAGTTACTGCGGGATCGTTCAATTCGAGTCCTCAAGGAGTTGGAGAAAATCGCTGCACGCGAACCGGATCCACCATGTTGGCTGCTTAGCGCTGATGGAGAAGTCCGCGTTCTCAGATTGGACAAACTCATCCAGGAGGCCAAGCAGAAGAAAGCAGAAGTCTATCTGAAAGACTGTATATTGATTCTCCCTCCCAAAGCAGGAGGGTTGAAGAATGGCTTGTTGGACGGGGACGAGCCATTTGATGAAGACCACAGTGGCCTCTACGAAGTGTCGGAGCACTGGTTCGACGATGATGGGCAGTTGAGGCGAGGTCGGATCTGGGATAATGCTGAGCCTCCAGCAGCAGGCATGCGGCTCGTAAGAACGATTGATACCTGTGCAGGCAAGGAAGATGAAATGGCAGAAGACGATGAACGGTACAGTCGCCGTTACTGGCACTGGTATGTCCGGCCACGATCGGCAGACGATGATGGCTCACGCACGGCGCGTGTGCCGCAGAACTTGCGGGAGCATCTTCATATAGTTGAAGACATGGCGGGTCAGATTGCTTCCAAGCTCGGTTTTGAGGACTCAAAAGACCCAGAGAGTCAGGTTGCGGCCAAGGCCATTATCTTGGCAGCCAGGTGGCATGATCTTGGGAAGAACCGCGCGATCTGGCAACGGTCCATCGGCAATCACAACTATCCACACCAAGTGTTGGCGAAATCAGGCGGCCGGATGAAGCCGATCGATATCACCTCATATCGTCACGAGTTTGGCTCCTTGCTTGAAATGAAGCAGCTTGCCGAGTTTCAACAGCTCGACCAGGAGACGCAGGATCTGGTCTTGCACTTGGTCGCTGCGCACCACGGGCGGGCTCGTCCTCACTTCCCGGCTGACGAAGCGTTTGATCCCGACCGTTCCGAAGAAGATGCCTCGGAGCTTATTCAAGAAGTACCTCGTCGCTTTTCCCGCCTGCAACGGAAGTACGGTCGCTGGGGGCTGGCATATCTCGAATCGCTAGTGAGGGCTGCGGATGCGTTGGGGTCACAAGCACTTGCTTCAAATGGCGTGGTGCAGCCGGCAAGTGTCGTAAGGAAGGTTTCCCGATGA